From the genome of Niabella agricola, one region includes:
- a CDS encoding Gfo/Idh/MocA family protein codes for MNKRFSRRDFLKQSSVAVAGYSIGAAAFTPLMSKEHVRVGLIGVGQRGLGLATTLQKIKTLQLVACCDIDDAHLQSGMKLAAPGARSYKDYKALLADKNIEAVIIATPLFLHHPMAMDAISAGKHVYVEKTMTYNIEQALSLARMVKQHPKLVLQVGHQYRYYEMYAKIKKLLAEGMIGTVTQFESQYNRNNDWRRPVEGGRHEKAVNWRMYKEYSGGLLAELAAHQIDLVNWLAGAAPESVVAMGGINFWKDGRTTYDNIQAVYEYPNGVRSLVGSRLSNEFIGYRMLIFGSKGTFELGRDTAMFYTENRVRTYATVDGVTGATKEALQQGKGIYVYKDEKKIEPTFFALSGFADSIINGTPVASNVSTGKEVAIAVHMGNTAAETGQAQRWQKEYSAI; via the coding sequence ATGAATAAACGATTTTCACGCCGCGATTTCCTGAAACAAAGCTCGGTAGCCGTTGCGGGTTATTCCATCGGGGCCGCTGCATTTACGCCGCTTATGAGCAAGGAGCATGTTCGGGTGGGTTTGATTGGGGTAGGCCAGCGGGGCCTGGGGCTTGCGACCACGCTTCAGAAAATAAAGACCCTGCAACTGGTTGCCTGCTGCGATATCGATGATGCTCATCTGCAATCGGGCATGAAACTGGCGGCACCCGGAGCCCGGTCTTACAAGGACTATAAAGCGCTGCTGGCGGATAAAAATATAGAAGCGGTGATCATTGCTACTCCTTTGTTTTTGCATCATCCGATGGCCATGGACGCCATCAGCGCCGGTAAACATGTGTACGTAGAAAAGACCATGACCTATAATATTGAGCAGGCATTGTCGCTGGCCCGCATGGTGAAGCAGCATCCCAAACTGGTACTACAGGTAGGTCATCAGTACCGCTATTATGAAATGTATGCGAAAATCAAAAAGTTGCTGGCAGAAGGGATGATCGGAACCGTTACCCAGTTCGAATCGCAGTACAACCGCAATAACGACTGGCGCCGGCCGGTGGAAGGAGGGCGCCATGAAAAAGCTGTAAACTGGCGGATGTATAAAGAATATTCCGGCGGGCTGCTTGCAGAGCTGGCAGCACACCAGATCGACCTGGTAAACTGGCTCGCGGGAGCGGCCCCCGAGAGTGTGGTGGCCATGGGAGGCATCAATTTCTGGAAAGATGGCCGCACTACCTACGATAACATACAGGCCGTATATGAATACCCGAATGGTGTGCGTTCGCTGGTTGGCTCCCGGCTCAGTAATGAATTTATCGGCTACCGGATGCTGATCTTTGGTTCAAAAGGGACTTTTGAACTGGGGCGCGATACGGCCATGTTTTATACCGAGAACCGGGTACGGACGTATGCTACCGTTGACGGCGTTACCGGAGCCACCAAGGAAGCACTTCAGCAGGGCAAAGGGATTTATGTATATAAAGATGAGAAAAAGATAGAGCCGACCTTTTTTGCGCTTAGCGGGTTTGCCGATTCGATCATAAACGGTACACCAGTAGCCAGCAATGTATCTACGGGAAAAGAAGTTGCCATCGCAGTTCACATGGGGAATACTGCGGCCGAAACCGGCCAGGCCCAGCGTTGGCAGAAGGAGTATTCGGCAATATAA
- a CDS encoding alpha/beta hydrolase family protein, with protein MKQTIPFSMLFLLLFWFSYACNSKVTGRSNRPSDPGFTRDTASWYDASRNRMIPVAIYKPAVQRAASLKPVIINHGYGSNKGGDYLQYSYLAEALAMHGYYVLSIQHELPSDSLMPATGIPQVVRKPFWERGVENIRYAIGQLNKKEPLLDFTKLTLIGHSNGGDMTALFPQKYPGLIAAMITLDNRRMALPRTRNPRVFTLRSSDQPADEGVLPGTAEQQQYGIRIIKLRNTIHNDMDDSGNSHQRKEIIAYVLEFLGTL; from the coding sequence ATGAAACAAACCATACCATTTTCCATGCTTTTCCTGCTGCTTTTCTGGTTTTCCTATGCTTGTAACAGCAAGGTAACCGGTAGGAGCAACAGGCCCTCAGACCCCGGATTTACAAGGGATACAGCAAGCTGGTACGATGCTTCCCGTAACAGGATGATCCCGGTAGCGATCTACAAACCGGCTGTACAACGAGCTGCCAGCTTAAAACCGGTGATCATCAATCACGGTTATGGTTCCAACAAAGGGGGCGATTACCTGCAGTATAGCTATTTGGCTGAGGCACTGGCGATGCACGGCTACTATGTACTGAGTATACAACACGAACTGCCTTCAGATTCATTGATGCCGGCAACCGGTATTCCCCAGGTGGTACGCAAACCATTTTGGGAACGCGGTGTAGAAAATATCCGGTATGCAATCGGTCAGCTGAACAAGAAGGAACCGCTTCTCGATTTTACAAAGCTGACACTGATCGGCCATTCCAACGGCGGAGACATGACAGCCCTGTTTCCACAAAAATATCCGGGCCTCATTGCGGCGATGATTACCCTGGATAACCGGCGGATGGCATTGCCCCGTACCCGCAACCCGCGTGTATTCACCCTTCGTTCCAGTGATCAGCCGGCCGACGAAGGCGTACTCCCCGGTACAGCTGAACAACAACAATATGGGATCCGCATCATCAAACTTCGAAATACCATACATAATGACATGGATGACAGCGGTAATTCACACCAACGCAAAGAAATCATTGCTTACGTGCTGGAGTTTTTAGGCACTCTTTGA
- a CDS encoding C1 family peptidase, giving the protein MRRKFFLTVVLSITVAGSSWLHAQDDLIKKISGNSSDSTGFRFTNVINLAVTPVENQGSSGTCWSYSTNSFLESEMIKAGRKPVPLAKIYTARRSYEEKAANYVKMNGAVSWGDGGEPHDVINMYAKYGAVPEEVYTGLLNGATTNNFSEMQAILKAMLDAVIKNPAGVLSPRWKSAFSATLDAYLGAVPPMFTYQNKSYTPQSFAKEVVGLDPNNYIEFISQNNTPYWQKAMMMVPDNWAFQWDYNIPPSMLTEVIDYALKNGYTVAWGTDVSEPYFSWPNGVAFVPQDPMSYIKNIAPVQKKEWFSGPKPEPEITAELRQLGIENGQTSDDHGMHIVGLSKDQNGKEYYIVKNSWGTSNDYKGYLHVTKAYVQFKTTSILVNKKAVPQSVASKITM; this is encoded by the coding sequence ATGCGTAGAAAGTTTTTCTTAACCGTTGTGCTGTCCATAACTGTTGCCGGCAGCAGCTGGCTGCATGCCCAGGATGACCTGATCAAAAAGATCAGCGGCAACAGCAGTGATAGCACCGGCTTCCGGTTTACCAATGTGATTAACCTGGCGGTAACACCCGTAGAAAACCAGGGATCTTCCGGCACCTGCTGGAGTTATTCCACCAATTCGTTTCTGGAATCTGAGATGATCAAAGCCGGGCGGAAACCGGTGCCGCTCGCCAAGATCTACACTGCCCGCAGATCGTATGAAGAGAAAGCTGCGAACTATGTAAAAATGAATGGCGCTGTAAGCTGGGGCGATGGCGGCGAACCGCATGACGTCATTAATATGTATGCCAAATATGGTGCCGTACCTGAAGAAGTATACACCGGTTTGCTGAACGGGGCTACCACCAACAATTTCAGCGAAATGCAGGCCATCCTGAAAGCAATGCTGGATGCGGTGATTAAAAATCCCGCCGGCGTGCTTTCGCCCCGTTGGAAGAGCGCCTTTTCTGCCACGCTGGATGCATACCTGGGTGCCGTGCCCCCAATGTTCACCTATCAAAACAAAAGCTACACACCGCAGAGCTTTGCAAAAGAAGTAGTAGGGCTCGATCCCAATAACTACATCGAGTTTATTTCCCAGAACAATACGCCGTACTGGCAAAAAGCCATGATGATGGTGCCGGATAACTGGGCCTTTCAGTGGGATTACAATATTCCCCCTTCAATGCTCACCGAAGTTATCGACTACGCATTAAAAAACGGATATACGGTTGCCTGGGGTACGGATGTATCGGAGCCTTATTTCAGCTGGCCCAACGGTGTGGCATTTGTGCCGCAAGACCCGATGTCTTACATAAAAAATATCGCTCCGGTGCAGAAAAAAGAATGGTTCAGCGGTCCGAAACCCGAGCCGGAGATTACCGCAGAACTGCGCCAGCTGGGTATTGAAAACGGGCAAACTTCGGATGACCATGGTATGCATATCGTTGGCTTATCAAAGGACCAGAATGGAAAGGAATACTATATTGTTAAAAACTCCTGGGGTACCAGCAACGATTATAAAGGCTACCTGCATGTGACCAAGGCATACGTACAGTTTAAAACCACCAGCATCCTGGTAAATAAAAAAGCCGTGCCGCAATCGGTAGCTTCAAAGATCACCATGTAG
- a CDS encoding ABC-F family ATP-binding cassette domain-containing protein has translation MISVKDLKLAYGKRVLFEDVNVNFTKGNCYGVIGANGAGKSTFLKILSGEIEANKGTISITPGERMAVLKQNQFEFDDQTVLNTVLMGHKKMWDTMLRRDAIYANPDATEDDYMKASELEAEYGEMGGYESESDAAAFLNGLGVKDELHQMLMKDIPSNMKVRVLLAQALFGNPDILLLDEPTNGLDIETIGWLENFLADYENIVLVVSHDRHFLDAVCTHVADVDRQKIKVFTGNYSFWYESSQLMARQISDKNKKLEEKKKELLDFIARFSANASKSKQATSRKKALEKLDFQEIEPSYRKYPGIIFQPLREVGNQILNVEKLKSATEDRVLFNNVTFSVNKGDKIAFISRDPLAVTQFFEIVNGEAKADSGSFEWGTTVTPAYLPIENSKFFQSDLNLMDWLRQFVPPHVTDVDEPFLRGFLGKMLFSGEEVLKKTNVLSGGEKVRCMVSKMMLQNPNVIILDQPTNHLDLESIQSFNEQCTVYNGVVLLTSHDHTFMQTVANRIIELTPKGIIDRLSTFDEYLEDERVKVLRDEMYA, from the coding sequence ATGATAAGTGTTAAAGATCTGAAACTGGCTTACGGTAAGCGGGTTTTGTTTGAAGATGTGAATGTGAACTTCACAAAAGGGAATTGCTATGGCGTTATCGGGGCCAATGGCGCGGGCAAATCAACTTTTCTGAAAATCTTAAGCGGGGAGATCGAAGCAAACAAGGGCACCATATCCATCACCCCGGGTGAGCGTATGGCGGTGTTGAAGCAGAACCAGTTTGAGTTTGATGATCAGACGGTGCTCAATACCGTTTTGATGGGGCATAAAAAAATGTGGGACACTATGTTGCGCAGGGATGCGATCTATGCCAACCCGGATGCCACAGAAGACGATTATATGAAAGCATCCGAACTGGAAGCCGAATATGGCGAAATGGGGGGCTACGAATCGGAGAGTGATGCAGCGGCCTTTTTAAATGGACTGGGTGTAAAAGATGAACTGCACCAGATGCTGATGAAGGATATTCCCTCCAATATGAAAGTACGGGTATTGCTGGCCCAGGCACTATTTGGAAACCCGGATATTTTATTACTGGATGAGCCGACCAACGGTTTGGATATTGAAACCATCGGCTGGTTGGAAAATTTCCTGGCTGATTATGAAAATATTGTATTGGTCGTAAGCCACGACCGTCACTTCCTGGATGCGGTATGTACCCATGTAGCGGATGTAGACCGTCAGAAGATCAAAGTATTTACCGGGAACTATTCCTTCTGGTACGAAAGTTCGCAGTTGATGGCCCGCCAGATCAGCGATAAGAATAAAAAGCTGGAAGAGAAGAAAAAGGAGCTGCTGGACTTTATTGCCCGCTTTAGCGCGAATGCCTCCAAAAGTAAACAGGCTACCAGCCGTAAAAAAGCCCTGGAAAAACTGGACTTCCAGGAAATTGAACCCAGCTACCGGAAATACCCGGGTATTATCTTTCAGCCGCTGCGGGAGGTAGGAAACCAGATCCTGAATGTTGAAAAGCTAAAATCGGCAACCGAAGACCGGGTACTTTTTAATAATGTAACGTTTAGTGTAAATAAAGGAGATAAAATTGCCTTTATTTCAAGGGATCCGCTGGCCGTAACCCAGTTTTTTGAGATTGTTAACGGCGAAGCAAAAGCCGATTCGGGTAGTTTTGAATGGGGCACCACCGTTACACCGGCGTACCTGCCCATTGAAAACAGCAAATTCTTTCAATCTGATCTGAATTTAATGGACTGGCTGCGCCAGTTTGTACCTCCTCATGTTACGGACGTGGACGAGCCGTTCCTCCGCGGATTTTTAGGCAAAATGCTGTTCAGCGGGGAGGAGGTGCTTAAAAAGACCAATGTATTGAGCGGTGGTGAAAAAGTACGTTGCATGGTGAGCAAAATGATGTTGCAAAACCCGAATGTGATCATCCTGGACCAACCCACCAACCACCTCGACCTGGAAAGCATCCAGAGCTTTAACGAACAATGTACGGTTTATAATGGGGTGGTGCTGCTGACCAGCCATGACCATACCTTTATGCAAACCGTGGCCAACCGGATCATCGAGCTCACTCCCAAAGGAATCATCGACCGTTTGAGCACTTTTGATGAATACCTGGAAGATGAGCGCGTAAAAGTGCTGCGGGACGAGATGTACGCATAA
- a CDS encoding GNAT family N-acetyltransferase — MDHEIIRPLTPAFLDAFIDLKRDFFAIDGYPFDEALTRSNARYISEHPELGAVFMICDETGTPIGFLVLAFLFSFEFGGRVAFLDELCLGDKARGKGYGKYAVNFVKAYAAGNNLKAVFLEVEQHNERARGLYTASGFKDHHRRLMIYRPE, encoded by the coding sequence ATGGATCATGAAATCATCCGCCCATTGACACCGGCCTTCCTCGACGCGTTTATAGATCTGAAACGGGATTTCTTCGCCATTGACGGGTATCCGTTTGATGAAGCCCTTACAAGAAGTAATGCCCGGTACATCAGTGAACACCCGGAGCTGGGAGCGGTCTTTATGATCTGTGATGAAACCGGAACGCCCATCGGCTTCCTGGTCCTGGCCTTTCTGTTCAGCTTTGAATTTGGCGGTCGCGTTGCGTTTCTGGATGAACTGTGCCTGGGAGACAAGGCCCGCGGAAAGGGATATGGCAAATACGCGGTGAACTTTGTAAAGGCATATGCGGCCGGTAATAACCTGAAAGCCGTTTTCCTGGAAGTAGAACAGCACAACGAACGGGCCAGGGGGCTATATACAGCCAGCGGTTTTAAGGATCATCACCGGCGTTTAATGATCTATCGCCCTGAATAA
- a CDS encoding co-chaperone GroES, with amino-acid sequence MRLWLKINCYPFARPGNCKPAAAEEKTAGGIIIPDTAKEKPQRGTVVAAGPGKKDEPVTVKPGDTVLYGKYAGTEIQIGGEDLLIMRESDILAIV; translated from the coding sequence ATACGATTATGGCTAAAAATCAACTGTTACCCCTTTGCACGACCGGGTAATTGTAAACCAGCAGCAGCAGAAGAAAAAACAGCAGGTGGTATTATTATTCCTGACACGGCTAAAGAAAAACCCCAGCGCGGAACTGTAGTAGCAGCAGGGCCTGGCAAAAAAGACGAACCAGTAACGGTAAAACCCGGCGATACCGTATTATACGGAAAATATGCCGGTACAGAAATCCAGATCGGCGGCGAAGATCTTTTAATTATGAGAGAAAGCGATATCCTGGCGATTGTTTAA
- the nusB gene encoding transcription antitermination factor NusB produces the protein MISRRNIRVKVMQTLYACSTEAEQNSKVPSPSKVLDQHFNQTRSLFVYLIYFLTQIARYAEKDAHKRASKFIPSANDLNVNTKLAGSSLLWQILEDKQLEEQLKKDKPENLIDEELVKKIYNQLTKTPEYQQYISVSQQNKQEDRKIFEFILNDYMLGNEEFINHIEELFSNWSDDGEMVVQLLQAYLHKPGSAKFQEMISPDKARFAQQLLTTVLEKNDYLLEFITPKLKNWDPERIALLDMVIMKMGVAEFLYFETIPPKVTINEYIDLAKEYSTAQSGHFVNGILDNIHKELVQEGRLKKTDYKKA, from the coding sequence ATGATTAGCAGAAGAAATATCAGGGTTAAAGTGATGCAAACCCTTTACGCATGCAGCACGGAAGCCGAACAAAACAGTAAAGTACCCAGTCCCTCCAAAGTTTTAGACCAGCATTTTAATCAAACCCGCAGCCTGTTTGTTTACCTGATCTATTTTTTGACGCAAATCGCCCGTTATGCCGAAAAAGATGCGCATAAACGTGCCAGCAAATTTATCCCTTCTGCAAACGATCTGAATGTAAATACCAAGCTTGCGGGCAGCAGCCTGCTTTGGCAGATCCTGGAAGATAAACAACTGGAAGAGCAGTTAAAAAAGGACAAGCCTGAAAATCTGATCGACGAAGAACTGGTAAAGAAGATCTATAATCAACTAACAAAAACTCCTGAATACCAGCAATATATATCTGTAAGTCAGCAAAATAAACAGGAAGACCGGAAGATCTTTGAATTTATTTTGAATGATTATATGCTGGGCAACGAGGAGTTCATCAATCACATTGAAGAACTGTTCTCCAACTGGAGCGATGACGGAGAAATGGTGGTGCAATTGCTACAGGCCTATCTGCACAAACCGGGATCAGCTAAATTCCAGGAAATGATCAGCCCGGATAAAGCCCGTTTTGCACAACAGCTGTTAACAACGGTGCTGGAAAAGAACGATTACCTGCTGGAATTTATTACTCCCAAACTAAAGAACTGGGATCCCGAACGGATTGCGCTGCTGGATATGGTGATCATGAAAATGGGCGTAGCCGAATTCCTGTATTTTGAAACCATCCCTCCCAAAGTGACCATCAACGAATATATTGATCTTGCCAAGGAGTATAGTACTGCTCAAAGCGGGCATTTTGTAAACGGGATCCTGGATAACATTCATAAGGAGCTGGTTCAGGAAGGAAGGTTAAAGAAAACCGATTATAAGAAAGCCTGA
- a CDS encoding DUF1573 domain-containing protein, with the protein MKKGLLIIVAAATLIACKNSSGKGAAASGDSITAAQKQTALTDSANFTTAVWVDSTFKDIGKVKKGQIVEIPFTIKNTGDKPLVIASVSPGCGCTVGEKPEKPILPGEEGKVVAKFNSEGQAEGSHNKNMVVRANTRPFTETVLNFKVEVVK; encoded by the coding sequence ATGAAAAAGGGGTTACTCATTATTGTTGCAGCGGCAACACTTATTGCATGTAAGAATTCATCCGGAAAAGGAGCTGCGGCTTCCGGCGACAGCATTACTGCGGCACAAAAGCAAACTGCACTCACCGATTCTGCAAACTTTACAACTGCCGTTTGGGTAGATTCTACGTTTAAAGATATCGGCAAAGTAAAAAAAGGACAAATCGTTGAGATCCCCTTCACGATCAAAAATACCGGAGACAAACCACTGGTGATCGCCTCGGTAAGCCCGGGCTGCGGATGCACCGTTGGAGAGAAACCTGAAAAGCCGATCCTGCCGGGTGAAGAAGGAAAAGTTGTCGCCAAATTTAACAGTGAAGGACAGGCAGAAGGTTCTCATAACAAAAATATGGTGGTGCGTGCCAATACCCGTCCCTTTACAGAAACCGTTTTAAATTTCAAAGTAGAAGTAGTTAAATAA
- the yajC gene encoding preprotein translocase subunit YajC — translation MTSVLLQAQASPGPFGSMTTMIFMFGMIIVFWLFFIRPQAKRAKNQKKFIDDLQKGDKIVTIAGIHGKINQVNEDGTLSIEVSPGNYIKIEKSAISMDWTNQLNKGTTTPAK, via the coding sequence ATGACAAGTGTATTATTACAGGCGCAAGCTTCGCCGGGCCCTTTCGGATCAATGACCACGATGATTTTCATGTTTGGGATGATCATTGTTTTCTGGTTATTCTTTATCCGTCCGCAGGCAAAAAGAGCAAAGAATCAGAAAAAATTCATAGATGACCTTCAGAAAGGTGATAAAATCGTAACCATTGCCGGTATCCATGGTAAAATTAACCAGGTGAATGAAGATGGAACGCTGAGCATTGAAGTAAGTCCCGGCAACTACATCAAGATTGAAAAGTCGGCCATCAGCATGGATTGGACCAACCAACTGAATAAGGGTACTACTACCCCTGCGAAGTAG
- the coaE gene encoding dephospho-CoA kinase (Dephospho-CoA kinase (CoaE) performs the final step in coenzyme A biosynthesis.) — protein MLKVGITGGIGSGKTLVAAIFHTLGIPVYDADAAAKRLMNASVEIRSQLIRLFGEDTYKNQQLDRGLLASKVFGDPEKLKQLNAIVHPVTIRDSQEWFAKQSAPYAIKEAAIFFETGSDRYVDYMIGVTAPEALRIHRAMERSRITEEQVRERMKQQLDEAEKMRRCHFVIDNGGTVSLIEQVVNLHKKLLTLAG, from the coding sequence ATGCTTAAAGTAGGTATTACCGGGGGAATCGGAAGCGGCAAAACACTGGTGGCGGCTATATTTCATACCCTGGGCATCCCGGTGTATGATGCAGACGCTGCTGCAAAAAGATTGATGAATGCCAGTGTGGAGATCCGGAGCCAGCTCATCCGATTGTTTGGGGAAGACACCTATAAAAATCAGCAGCTGGATCGGGGCCTGCTGGCTTCCAAAGTTTTCGGAGATCCGGAAAAACTGAAGCAACTGAATGCTATTGTTCACCCGGTTACCATCCGCGATAGCCAGGAATGGTTTGCAAAGCAATCTGCACCTTATGCCATCAAGGAAGCCGCTATATTTTTTGAAACCGGCAGCGATCGCTATGTAGATTATATGATCGGTGTTACGGCACCGGAAGCACTGCGAATCCACCGGGCGATGGAGCGCAGCCGTATAACGGAAGAGCAGGTTCGTGAACGTATGAAACAACAACTGGATGAGGCGGAAAAAATGCGCCGCTGTCATTTTGTAATTGATAATGGCGGAACGGTATCGCTGATTGAACAGGTAGTGAACCTCCATAAAAAATTGTTGACACTGGCCGGATAG